GCCAGATGCCGGACGAAAACCTGGCCAGTCTGACTGACCGAGGCGCATATATCCAGGCCATCTGGGACATCAATAACTGGCGAGTGAATGCCGGCGTAAGGTACGACAAAAACAGCCTATATGGCAGTACCACCAATCCCAGGGCCTCCGCTATTTATTTCTTGTCAGACAAATCTACCATCAAAATGCTCTATGGCACGGCTTTTCAGGAGCCAGCCCCGATACAACTCTGGGGTGGCTGGAGCGGCCGCTCTGCCAACCCTGATCTGAAACCCGAAAAGGCGGAAAACTTTGAGTTCATTTATATGTACCAGCAAGACAACTGGCTGCATGATTTGTCTTTGTTTACGGCCAGGTACGACGACGTCGTAAAAGAAGAGGCCGAAAACGCCGGAAAACGCAGCACTTACGGCCTGGAATACCGCGGTAAGTTTGAGTTTAGTAACTTTATAACGGGCGCTGCAAATATCTCCGGCTATCTGTATTACACCCACACAAAAACCAAAAGCAGCGTTAGCTACGATCATACACTGGGCCTGTGGGTGGGCGAAGGGATCGAAAATTGCCAGGATGTCGCAAACAATAATACGCTCACCTACAACCCCTGCCAGGATATGGATGCAGAGCTTGGCGATATCGCGCCACATAAAATCAATCTAGGGCTTAATGTGCCTGTCAATGAGGCGCTTAATGTTAACGTCAGGGCCAATTGGGTCTCAAGTAAACCGCTATATTTGAGAAACACATTGCGTGCCAAGGATAGAGAAAATGACGCCTATTTAACGGTAGACGCTAATATCATTTACCGGTTTGAGTCGTTCGAAGTGGCCTTTAAAATCAAAAACCTCTTTGATGAAACCTATTACCATTCCGGCGCAGAAGCGGCAGCCAGTGGTGATGATTTTGAACAGCGCTCAGTGGGCTGGGCCAACTCCCTGATCCCCCAACCTAAGCGCAGTTTTATGCTGTCGGTGAATATGAATTTTTAAATAAGAGATTAGTTTAGAGCTAGCTACTCCTTAGTATTATGAATTAAATATTTCAATTATTAATTAAATAATTCATATAAACAAAAAAACAAAAACCCTATGTAGACACTGCACATTTACCTGTATTAACATTGGTTAGGGATTTAATAATTATAAATTCATAAAGTGATGAAAAAGGACAATTCTGTGAAAAAGCTGACTCTCTCGCCATTAATTGGCTTAACTTTATCTACGGTACTACTAAGTGCTCAAGCACAAGCAGCTAAACCTCAAGTCGATCTGCAAAGCTATATTAGTGGATTTTCTTTCAAACAAAATGATACCTCAACCAACTCCAATAAATTCAAGCTTGGATTAGGCAATATTGAAGTCATCAATATTAAAGAAGGCACAAATACGGTCGAGGTCAAATTGCTAGATCTTGACGGTAAAAAACACGCTGGATGGATGTGTAACACCAATGTAGATTACTCCACTGAGAAACCGGGTAAAACACGGTTTTTAACCTGTACAGGTGAAAATTCGCAACATGGCTATCAGCATATCGATATGGCCCCCAGAGCATATACACTCAACTTCTACAACCAAGGCTCTTTGTTCCAGAAATATGAATGGGCTCTTGAAGAGAATGAATTTGTCAGAAAAACCAATGAACTTAAAGTAGCAAGTTTATGGGATGATTATGTGTCTATTGGTGAAGCGCAATTAGACATCTGGCAAGACAGCACGCTCGAATTGATTAAGCCTGTACCCAATACACAAGATAGCGCAGCTGGAAGTAAAGGCCTGATATTTCACTTAATCCATGATGATAAAGTCATCGCTGAAGGAAGTGGCTCAATGAGTGGCTATAACGGTCGTCTCAAGTTCACTCGCGTATTTTTTACCAAACCACATGATAAAGGTGGGAAACGCCTTGGTATTAAAGGGTTAGCTGAGGGTGAGTATCAGATCCTTGCATACCACAATAAAACCAACATACCAATGGAATCTTACTCTTTTGAAGTTGAAGATGGCAAAGTAGTTAGAGCCGGTAAACAACTCAGTGACGACGTTGACGGCATTTATAGTGCGAATGGTAAAAATTGGTTTATAAAAAATACCG
The Pseudoalteromonas viridis DNA segment above includes these coding regions:
- a CDS encoding cell envelope integrity protein TolA; protein product: MKKLTLSPLIGLTLSTVLLSAQAQAAKPQVDLQSYISGFSFKQNDTSTNSNKFKLGLGNIEVINIKEGTNTVEVKLLDLDGKKHAGWMCNTNVDYSTEKPGKTRFLTCTGENSQHGYQHIDMAPRAYTLNFYNQGSLFQKYEWALEENEFVRKTNELKVASLWDDYVSIGEAQLDIWQDSTLELIKPVPNTQDSAAGSKGLIFHLIHDDKVIAEGSGSMSGYNGRLKFTRVFFTKPHDKGGKRLGIKGLAEGEYQILAYHNKTNIPMESYSFEVEDGKVVRAGKQLSDDVDGIYSANGKNWFIKNTEDLDKLAKSASYPEDPKEIRKRELEKERLAAKAKEKAEREQKAKEAAERKEQQRIAREEAKAKKEQEKRAAQQKKEQERLERQQERDRLAAQREEQRAQAINAQTETQENIKDTLQANSGSISFSLSQLLLAIALVSSGLVIVKGYVLSKVPQASQTVAAIESKSVYVGYAVVSLGLLSFLTDLISLSPIIGGGLPQIIAIASGIVLLKGEPKLSQIELFTKAKSLLVPHEEKIGFAAVIAGVLHLFIGGLPLV